Proteins encoded within one genomic window of Augochlora pura isolate Apur16 chromosome 11, APUR_v2.2.1, whole genome shotgun sequence:
- the Emp gene encoding epithelial membrane protein, producing the protein MRVHRGICAKLQGGFLRRWWAAVAVGALLIIAAAILAAVFPKLVDVLLNREIALREGGRTFKWWKEPPVTPQLSVYIYNMTNADEFLNDGQKPTLMELGPYVYLQQWEKVQVKFNDNDTVSYKVKKRFVFSPEKSVGSEEDLVVVPNVPMLSATSQSKHAARFLRLAMASIMDILRIKPFVEVSIGQLLWGYDDPLLKLAKDVVPKEQKLPYDQFGLMYGKNATMPDWFTIFTGQGDITKYGVLDKWNGKSSLGHWTTPECDSVAGSDGSIFPPRITKESVLKVFDKDLCRALPLVYKEEVTTAGGIPGYRFVPSQDAFASPGRVESQRCFCPAGPPCAPEGTFNASLCQYESPILLSFPHFYLADPALREAVNGISPPVDENHQFFIDVQPMMGTSLRAKARVQINLAVSQVRDIKQVATFPDIVFPIMWFEDGIDELPPEMRNLMKMAVDAPPIARSAVSGALAAIGAVVLIGALVCLARAAKRQEKLHLSNPLPSNASAGKTGQLNPAFQNSAGSK; encoded by the exons GGGCTGCGGTAGCCGTTGGAGCTCTGCTGATCATAGCGGCGGCGATCCTGGCGGCGGTGTTTCCGAAACTGGTCGACGTTCTGCTCAACAGGGAGATAGCCTTGCGCGAGGGCGGCCGCACGTTCAAATGGTGGAAAGAGCCGCCGGTGACCCCTCAGCTGAGCGTATACATCTACAACATGACAAACGCGGATGAGTTTTTGAACGACGGCCAGAAACCGACGCTGATGGAGCTCGGCCCCTACGTGTACCTCCAACAATGGGAGAAGGTCCAGGTGAAATTCAACGACAACGACACGGTGTCGTACAAAGTGAAGAAGCGATTCGTCTTTTCGCCG GAAAAATCGGTGGGCTCCGAGGAGGACTTGGTGGTGGTGCCGAACGTGCCGATGCTCTCGGCGACCAGTCAGTCGAAGCACGCGGCCCGTTTCCTGCGACTGGCGATGGCCTCGATCATGGACATCCTGCGGATAAAGCCGTTCGTCGAGGTGTCGATCGGGCAGCTGCTCTGGGGATACGATGACCCGTTGCTCAAGTTGGCCAAGGATGTCGTGCCGAAGGAGCAGAAATTGCCTTACGACCAGTTCGGTCTGATGTACGGCAAGAACGCGACGATGCCCGATTGGTTCACCATCTTCACCGGGCAAGGGGACATCACCAAGTACGGGGTACTCGACAAGTGGAACGGAAAGAGCAGCCTGGGTCACTGGACCACGCCCGAGTGCGATAGCGTCGCCGGCAGCGACGGCAGCATCTTCCCTCCGCGCATCACCAAGGAGTCGGTCCTCAAGGTTTTCGACAAGGATCTGTGCCGAGCCCTGCCTCTGGTCTACAAG GAGGAGGTCACCACCGCCGGCGGAATCCCCGGCTACAGATTCGTCCCGTCCCAGGACGCGTTCGCCTCCCCCGGCAGAGTGGAGTCGCAGCGATGCTTCTGTCCGGCGGGGCCGCCGTGCGCGCCCGAGGGCACCTTCAACGCGTCCCTTTGCCAATACGAGTCGCCGATTCTGCTCAGCTTCCCGCACTTTTATCTCG CCGATCCCGCGCTGCGCGAGGCCGTCAACGGGATATCGCCGCCGGTCGACGAGAACCATCAGTTCTTCATCGACGTGCAGCCGATGATGGGCACTTCGCTGAGGGCGAAGGCGAGGGTTCAGATCAATCTTGCGGTGAGCCAGGTGCGGGACATCAAGCAGGTCGCCACGTTCCCCGACATCGTCTTCCCCATCATGTGGTTCGAGGAC GGAATCGACGAGCTCCCGCCGGAGATGCGGAACCTGATGAAGATGGCGGTGGACGCGCCGCCGATCGCTCGATCGGCCGTCTCCGGGGCGCTCGCGGCGATCGGCGCCGTCGTTCTAATCGGCGCGCTCGTGTGCCTGGCGCGTGCCGCGAAACGTCAAGAGAAACTTCATCTGAGCAATCCGTTACCATCGAACGCCAGCGCCGGTAAAACCGGTCAGCTGAATCCGGCTTTCCAGAATTCCGCCGGTTCCAAGTAG